One Coriobacteriia bacterium DNA window includes the following coding sequences:
- a CDS encoding NADH-quinone oxidoreductase subunit L, translating to MLATPVFLVLFPIAVAGVLLVVRNSRARRVIVGVSTVTIAAGSIVLAVQHLDGVNVYAFSGRSVDFAILSIDATIALSIILTGIRNKKYMVGCLAFVWMAIICWLNLGPARAIRIANPLYVDRFSVIMALIIGIVGGAVCVYSIGYMRTFAAQSSDVLDRSRIFFATGFVFLAAMFGVVFSNDLNWLCCSWQVATMCTFLLISYTQTPGAITNAFRQLTVSLLGGVALVIAVVYIGINLHTLELSKFLLTYLPGTTVALPALLLAFAGMTQTAQMPFHGWLLHSTEAPTPISALLQSSTIVMAGAFLLIRISPVLGGSPSIGWNIAGLTVQLVGGLTFLVCSVMAIGQSNISRMLTCSTIATMGLITVCAAIGKAEILWSAIFLVIFHAVAKPLLFLCVGAVERHMVLCGIDGMDVLFAATPSLNRFMSLGMGAMLLAPFLLFTKWVALSRLAATYDALLVLILLAGGAAASLLWIKLLARTTAVSRNPTTLDVSVSRVELFAIAFFSTLTLGVVVSLPFVSIEVVVPYLAQVYGIVWRALPTDNLLIAAAMTVPLVVIFVGNLQSRGALKCDLLFGAESVALITESRGDDEKQVERPDLGLVPYLPQARLSAIGTTVSVIMLVCGLDAAVRLAVGVI from the coding sequence GTGTTGGCCACTCCGGTGTTCTTGGTCTTGTTTCCGATCGCCGTGGCAGGGGTTCTCCTTGTTGTCAGGAACAGCCGTGCACGACGGGTGATCGTGGGTGTCTCCACGGTCACGATCGCAGCGGGGTCGATCGTCTTGGCGGTCCAGCATCTAGACGGAGTCAACGTCTATGCTTTCAGCGGCAGGTCTGTCGACTTCGCCATTCTGTCGATTGATGCGACGATCGCACTTTCCATCATCTTGACTGGCATCAGAAACAAGAAGTACATGGTTGGCTGTCTTGCATTTGTCTGGATGGCGATCATCTGCTGGCTCAATCTTGGACCTGCGCGCGCGATTCGGATCGCCAACCCACTCTACGTTGACCGCTTTTCCGTAATCATGGCGCTCATTATCGGCATTGTCGGTGGAGCGGTCTGCGTCTATTCGATCGGCTATATGCGCACTTTCGCGGCCCAGAGCAGTGATGTTCTGGACAGGAGTCGCATCTTCTTCGCGACAGGGTTTGTCTTTCTGGCTGCCATGTTCGGCGTCGTCTTCTCCAACGACCTGAACTGGCTCTGCTGCAGTTGGCAAGTCGCGACGATGTGCACATTCCTTCTGATCAGCTACACCCAAACCCCGGGAGCGATCACGAATGCATTTCGGCAGCTCACCGTGAGCCTTCTGGGAGGTGTCGCACTCGTGATCGCGGTCGTATACATAGGCATCAATCTCCACACGCTTGAGCTGTCGAAGTTCCTCTTGACCTACCTGCCTGGCACAACGGTTGCCCTTCCTGCACTGCTCCTAGCCTTCGCAGGTATGACGCAAACAGCACAGATGCCCTTTCATGGGTGGCTGCTCCACTCAACAGAAGCGCCAACACCGATTTCAGCGCTGCTCCAGTCTTCAACGATTGTCATGGCAGGCGCCTTCCTTCTCATCAGGATTTCGCCAGTTTTGGGAGGATCGCCGTCGATCGGATGGAATATCGCGGGGCTCACTGTGCAACTCGTCGGGGGGTTGACGTTCCTCGTGTGTTCCGTCATGGCCATCGGGCAGAGCAACATCAGCCGCATGTTGACTTGCTCTACAATCGCGACCATGGGCCTAATCACAGTGTGCGCTGCGATCGGGAAAGCAGAGATCCTCTGGTCCGCCATCTTCCTCGTCATCTTCCACGCAGTCGCCAAGCCATTGCTGTTCCTGTGTGTGGGGGCGGTCGAACGCCATATGGTCTTGTGCGGCATCGATGGAATGGACGTGTTGTTTGCCGCCACACCCAGTCTGAACCGCTTCATGTCTCTTGGGATGGGGGCGATGCTCTTGGCGCCTTTTCTGCTGTTTACCAAATGGGTCGCACTCAGCCGCTTGGCAGCCACATACGATGCCCTTCTTGTGCTCATTCTTTTGGCCGGGGGCGCGGCGGCGTCTCTTCTTTGGATCAAGCTGCTTGCAAGAACCACTGCAGTCTCTCGGAACCCTACTACCCTCGATGTTTCTGTCAGTCGCGTGGAGCTGTTTGCGATTGCGTTCTTCAGCACACTGACATTGGGCGTGGTGGTGTCTCTCCCGTTTGTGTCAATTGAGGTGGTCGTACCGTATCTCGCCCAAGTGTATGGGATTGTTTGGCGGGCCCTCCCTACGGACAACCTTCTGATCGCGGCTGCGATGACAGTGCCGCTCGTCGTCATATTTGTGGGCAATCTTCAGAGCCGGGGAGCCCTCAAATGCGACCTTCTGTTCGGAGCAGAAAGCGTTGCTCTGATCACAGAATCCCGCGGGGACGATGAGAAACAAGTCGAGCGGCCCGATTTGGGCCTGGTGCCCTATCTCCCGCAAGCAAGGCTGTCTGCAATCGGAACGACGGTCTCTGTCATCATGCTCGTCTGTGGGCTTGATGCTGCCGTGCGCCTCGCTGTCGGAGTGATATAG
- a CDS encoding FAD-binding protein — protein MSKERVGEAQGINRRSFLKGAAAVSAAAAITAVLPGCSKKADAAFVDTVTWDRETEVLVVGFGGSGTVSAVEAHEAGAQVLIIEKAPIEGGGTSRTSGGFITIVNDEKSIDGAVQYMNTAARGLTPEAVYKAWATEGTKTKDWLTKHGIIFVPMTGRGADFANWPGASSLGCVCITDKEGGASNLGGGVFSKWARQYVADQKIDVLYDTRATDLIQDPTTKEVVGVYATSAGKQIAIKAKKAVILASGGFEFNDDMLGNYMRPYPLACVGWPYNTGDGQKMAEKIGADLWHMNLPCAHGFTFVEPKSNLGRWGAGVKGASYIFIERSGKRFASENPNVFFGHRSFMAFDMWDQSSTWIDSAYEYIPFYIIFDEKARTAGPLFAKTTIGSTTIPTQLGGQAEWSADNSTEIANGWILKANTIKELAALIPENWKLSGDTLAATVAEYNATCAAGVDTKWGRPAVASSKPNLVALDTPPYYAIKMQPSLYSTCGGPRKNEKAQVLDIAGNVIPRFYVSGVCGHSAAHVYSCFGQNWAEIMNFGRISGRNAAAETVLAPASA, from the coding sequence ATGAGCAAGGAGAGAGTTGGCGAGGCGCAAGGTATTAACCGCAGGAGTTTTCTGAAGGGGGCGGCCGCAGTCAGCGCCGCCGCCGCGATAACTGCCGTTCTGCCTGGCTGTTCAAAGAAGGCTGATGCTGCTTTCGTGGACACGGTGACGTGGGACCGCGAGACAGAGGTGCTGGTTGTTGGGTTTGGAGGATCTGGCACCGTAAGCGCGGTGGAAGCACATGAAGCTGGAGCTCAGGTGCTCATAATCGAGAAGGCTCCGATCGAAGGAGGAGGAACCTCGCGTACGTCCGGAGGTTTCATAACCATCGTCAATGACGAGAAAAGCATTGATGGCGCAGTCCAGTACATGAATACTGCCGCCCGCGGCTTGACGCCCGAGGCAGTGTACAAGGCGTGGGCGACCGAGGGAACAAAGACCAAAGATTGGCTCACAAAGCATGGGATCATCTTTGTTCCTATGACGGGTCGGGGTGCAGACTTCGCGAACTGGCCCGGTGCTTCATCTCTGGGGTGTGTTTGTATTACGGACAAGGAGGGTGGAGCGTCAAACCTTGGTGGAGGCGTATTCAGCAAGTGGGCCAGGCAATACGTGGCTGATCAGAAGATCGATGTCTTGTACGATACCCGCGCGACAGACTTGATCCAAGATCCCACCACCAAAGAAGTCGTGGGAGTTTATGCAACGAGTGCGGGAAAGCAGATCGCCATCAAGGCCAAGAAGGCCGTCATCCTCGCCAGCGGAGGGTTTGAGTTCAACGACGATATGTTGGGGAATTACATGCGGCCTTACCCGTTGGCGTGCGTGGGCTGGCCTTACAACACGGGCGATGGCCAAAAGATGGCCGAGAAGATCGGTGCAGATCTATGGCACATGAATCTTCCATGCGCGCATGGATTCACATTCGTCGAACCCAAGAGCAATCTCGGCCGTTGGGGCGCAGGCGTCAAAGGTGCCAGCTACATATTCATAGAGAGGTCCGGCAAGCGCTTTGCCTCCGAGAATCCGAACGTCTTCTTTGGCCACAGGTCGTTCATGGCATTCGACATGTGGGACCAATCAAGCACGTGGATTGACTCGGCCTACGAGTACATCCCCTTCTATATCATCTTCGATGAGAAGGCGAGAACAGCGGGTCCTCTCTTCGCCAAGACCACCATCGGGAGTACTACAATTCCCACCCAACTGGGCGGCCAGGCGGAGTGGAGTGCCGACAACAGCACCGAGATCGCAAACGGCTGGATTCTCAAGGCGAACACCATAAAGGAACTCGCGGCACTGATTCCGGAAAACTGGAAGCTTTCCGGCGATACGCTTGCTGCAACTGTTGCTGAGTACAACGCAACCTGCGCAGCAGGAGTCGACACGAAATGGGGTCGTCCGGCCGTAGCGTCGAGCAAGCCAAACTTGGTCGCCCTCGACACGCCCCCGTACTATGCCATCAAGATGCAGCCCTCCCTCTACAGTACTTGTGGTGGTCCCCGTAAGAACGAGAAAGCCCAAGTGCTCGACATCGCCGGGAATGTGATTCCTCGTTTCTATGTCTCCGGCGTGTGTGGCCACAGTGCCGCGCATGTCTACAGCTGTTTTGGCCAGAACTGGGCCGAGATCATGAACTTCGGCCGCATCTCTGGAAGGAATGCCGCTGCCGAGACGGTTCTGGCGCCGGCCTCTGCCTAG